One part of the Clostridium thermosuccinogenes genome encodes these proteins:
- a CDS encoding acyl-CoA dehydratase activase-related protein, which translates to MSKKVGIPKALFYYQYIPLWRTFFEELGAEIVVSDYTSKRILDDGVKSCVDEACLPIKLFHGHVLNLKDRVDYLFIPRFTSVSKNEYICPKFGGLPDMVRHTFKGLPEIIDTEINLRKSAKNALEAALDIGSRFTGSRMAIKRAFHKAQKDYLRFRQMLKEGKLPEDFCGREKQRPLVRQAGNRMLNIAVIGHVYNLYDSYINMELLDKLRNNGVNIITIDMIDEEIINEKCSTLPKRMFWNFGRKAIGSVMHILDRDDIDGVIYLMSFGCGIDSFICDLAERKVRRESNIPFIVLTIDEHSGEAGMNTRIEAFLDMIRWRHKDENNISAYG; encoded by the coding sequence ATGTCAAAAAAAGTAGGCATACCTAAGGCTTTGTTTTATTACCAATACATACCGTTGTGGAGAACCTTTTTTGAAGAATTGGGAGCAGAAATAGTAGTATCGGACTATACCTCAAAACGTATCCTTGACGATGGCGTCAAATCCTGCGTTGACGAGGCATGCCTTCCAATAAAGCTTTTTCATGGGCATGTGCTCAATCTAAAAGACCGAGTGGATTATTTATTTATACCACGTTTTACCAGCGTATCAAAAAATGAATATATCTGCCCTAAATTCGGAGGGCTGCCCGACATGGTAAGGCATACATTTAAAGGGCTTCCTGAAATTATTGACACGGAAATAAATCTCAGAAAATCTGCCAAGAATGCTTTAGAAGCGGCTTTGGACATAGGCAGCAGATTTACAGGAAGCAGGATGGCCATAAAGCGAGCCTTCCACAAGGCACAAAAGGATTATCTCAGATTCAGGCAGATGTTGAAAGAAGGCAAACTTCCGGAAGATTTCTGCGGAAGGGAAAAGCAAAGACCGTTGGTCAGACAGGCCGGAAATAGAATGCTAAATATAGCCGTTATCGGGCATGTATACAATCTTTATGACAGCTATATAAATATGGAGCTTCTTGATAAGCTGAGGAACAACGGTGTGAATATCATTACGATAGACATGATAGATGAGGAAATCATAAACGAAAAATGCAGCACTCTTCCAAAAAGAATGTTCTGGAATTTCGGAAGAAAAGCCATAGGAAGCGTCATGCATATCCTGGACAGGGATGATATCGACGGTGTGATTTACCTGATGTCCTTTGGCTGCGGGATAGACTCCTTTATTTGTGATCTGGCCGAAAGGAAGGTCAGACGGGAAAGCAACATTCCCTTCATAGTACTGACGATTGATGAACACTCCGGGGAGGCCGGAATGAATACCAGGATTGAGGCATTTTTAGATATGATCAGATGGAGGCATAAGGATGAAAATAACATTTCCGCATATGGGTAA
- a CDS encoding RNA polymerase sigma factor, translated as METQSQCTVADAEAIVKKYADMVYKLAFSQVHNKNDADDIFQEVFLRYFKNPQKFESEEHQKAWLIRVTINCSKKHWSSAWNRKTTALNESFTFSMPEENILADALRKLSPKYRAVIHLFYYEGYAVEQISHILKVKQSTVRTQLTRARAQIGKMLKGEF; from the coding sequence ATGGAAACTCAGTCACAGTGCACAGTGGCGGATGCTGAAGCAATAGTCAAAAAATATGCCGACATGGTTTATAAGCTAGCATTTTCACAGGTACATAACAAAAATGATGCCGACGACATATTTCAGGAGGTCTTTTTACGCTATTTCAAAAATCCTCAGAAATTTGAAAGCGAGGAGCATCAAAAGGCCTGGCTTATCCGCGTGACCATCAACTGCTCAAAAAAGCACTGGTCATCGGCATGGAACAGGAAAACCACAGCCTTAAATGAAAGTTTTACTTTTTCCATGCCGGAGGAAAACATACTGGCTGATGCCTTAAGAAAGCTATCTCCCAAATATCGCGCAGTAATACATCTTTTTTACTATGAAGGCTATGCCGTAGAGCAAATAAGCCATATCCTGAAAGTCAAGCAATCTACGGTGAGAACGCAGCTTACAAGAGCAAGAGCTCAGATTGGCAAAATGCTGAAAGGAGAATTTTGA
- a CDS encoding DUF4179 domain-containing protein — protein sequence MFEDRYKSMYEQIVPDESLISKTIERINQQAGSKKSKAELYDTKLNGNEPYRTWLPKAKQSKGIRLFFKCATAAAVILVFTFAVMPAIAANVPVIYELMYMVSPSTAQFFMPVQKSCEDNGIRMEVVSTYIHEDTAEVYITLQDLTGNRVDETTDLYDSYSIHLPFDSSATCDLVGYDEKTRTATFLIRITQWGNRRIEGSKLTFSVGCFISGKRAYEDVPIKIDLSSVGKSPKTKETKIYGVSGPNVDKYLPIDKSIVDRTATVIVPSDTIYSPADGFDITGIGYVDGMLHIQFATADRSKNDSHGYFYLKDKDGNKILYDYSVGFVEYGEPGNEDTKIVYDEYIFDIPQDEISNYALYGSFYTSGLYTEGNWQVTFPLQSKDVEQ from the coding sequence ATGTTTGAAGATAGATATAAATCCATGTATGAGCAGATTGTGCCCGATGAATCCCTCATCAGCAAAACCATCGAAAGGATTAACCAACAGGCCGGAAGCAAAAAGTCCAAGGCCGAATTATACGACACAAAATTAAATGGAAATGAACCATATAGAACCTGGCTGCCTAAAGCAAAGCAATCCAAAGGGATACGGTTGTTTTTCAAGTGTGCAACAGCAGCTGCAGTTATACTGGTATTCACCTTTGCAGTTATGCCTGCCATAGCAGCCAATGTACCGGTTATATATGAGCTTATGTATATGGTGTCGCCGTCAACAGCTCAATTTTTCATGCCTGTGCAAAAATCCTGCGAAGATAACGGGATACGGATGGAAGTAGTCTCTACCTATATACATGAGGATACGGCAGAGGTTTATATCACACTTCAGGATCTGACAGGCAACCGAGTTGACGAAACCACCGATTTATATGACAGCTACTCTATACACCTCCCCTTCGACAGCAGTGCTACTTGTGATCTGGTAGGCTATGATGAGAAAACCAGAACCGCCACTTTTCTAATCAGGATAACCCAATGGGGAAACCGTCGTATTGAAGGAAGCAAGCTGACCTTTTCGGTTGGCTGCTTTATAAGCGGCAAGCGTGCCTATGAGGATGTGCCGATAAAGATTGACTTATCCTCTGTAGGGAAATCTCCAAAAACAAAAGAGACAAAAATATACGGCGTAAGCGGACCAAATGTTGACAAATATTTGCCGATTGATAAATCCATAGTGGACAGAACGGCAACCGTCATTGTCCCGTCAGACACTATATATTCTCCCGCTGACGGCTTTGATATTACAGGTATTGGTTATGTCGACGGCATGCTCCATATTCAATTTGCGACTGCTGACCGTAGTAAAAACGATAGCCATGGATATTTCTATCTGAAAGATAAAGACGGAAATAAAATATTGTATGATTACTCCGTCGGATTTGTTGAATACGGGGAGCCGGGAAACGAAGATACCAAGATAGTCTATGATGAATACATCTTCGACATACCGCAGGATGAGATATCCAACTATGCTCTATATGGCTCTTTCTACACCAGCGGTCTTTATACCGAAGGCAACTGGCAGGTGACCTTTCCATTGCAGTCAAAAGATGTAGAACAATAA
- the fba gene encoding class II fructose-1,6-bisphosphate aldolase: protein MPIVTTKEMFKKAYEGGYAIGAFNVNNMEIIQGITEAAKEVNAPLILQVSAGARKYANHTYLMKLIEAAEIETGLPIAVHLDHGDSFELCKSCIDGGFTSVMIDGSHLPFEENIKLTKQVVDYAHEKGVVVEGELGRLAGIEDAVNVSEKDAAFTDPDQVEEFVAKTGVDSLAIAIGTSHGAYKFKGEAKLRFDILEEVQKRLPGFPIVLHGASSVIPEFVEMINKYGGDMPGAKGVPEDMLRKAASMAVCKINIDSDLRLAMTGTIRKYFAENPSHFDPRQYLGPARLAIKELVKKKIVNVLGCDGKA from the coding sequence ATGCCAATAGTTACAACAAAAGAAATGTTCAAAAAGGCTTATGAAGGCGGCTATGCCATTGGTGCATTCAACGTTAACAACATGGAAATAATCCAAGGTATCACAGAAGCTGCCAAAGAAGTTAATGCCCCACTGATTCTTCAGGTATCTGCAGGAGCAAGAAAGTATGCCAATCATACATACTTGATGAAACTTATAGAGGCTGCTGAGATTGAAACCGGCCTTCCGATAGCTGTTCATCTCGACCACGGTGATAGTTTTGAACTGTGCAAATCATGTATAGACGGTGGCTTTACATCGGTTATGATCGATGGTTCCCATCTTCCTTTTGAAGAGAATATCAAATTAACCAAGCAGGTTGTAGACTATGCCCATGAAAAGGGTGTTGTTGTTGAGGGTGAGCTTGGAAGACTGGCAGGTATCGAGGATGCTGTAAATGTGTCCGAAAAAGATGCAGCATTCACAGATCCGGATCAGGTTGAGGAGTTCGTTGCAAAGACAGGAGTTGACTCCCTGGCAATTGCTATAGGAACCAGCCATGGCGCATACAAATTCAAGGGTGAGGCTAAGCTGAGATTTGATATCCTGGAAGAAGTTCAGAAGAGACTTCCTGGTTTCCCGATAGTTCTCCACGGAGCATCATCGGTTATTCCTGAATTTGTTGAAATGATAAACAAATACGGCGGAGATATGCCCGGTGCAAAAGGAGTTCCTGAGGATATGTTGAGAAAAGCTGCTTCAATGGCAGTATGTAAGATAAACATTGACTCAGACTTAAGGCTTGCAATGACCGGTACTATCAGGAAGTATTTTGCTGAGAATCCGTCCCACTTTGACCCAAGACAGTATCTCGGACCTGCAAGATTGGCAATAAAAGAGCTTGTTAAGAAGAAGATAGTCAATGTATTGGGCTGCGACGGAAAAGCCTAA
- a CDS encoding 6-phosphofructokinase: MAELKGACIFGQSGGPTSVINASAAGVIQEALKQDCITHVYGAAHGIRGILEENFYDMSKEDPYELDLLKTTPSSALGSVRYKLKNADEDETDYKRLLEVFKKYNIRYFFYNGGNDSMDTCNKVSKYMQKVGYECRVMGVPKTIDNDLWGTDHCPGYGSAAKYVATSTMEVYHDARVYDKGMIIVLEIMGRNAGWLTAASAIAAYKGAGPDLIYLPEVPFDMDKFIEDASALYKKNGNVIVAVSEGIKDKNGKYISEYGSDLAKTKDAFGHAQLGGLASTLANILKEKTGAKVRAIEFSLLQRCAAHLGSLTDVNEAYLAGQMAVRYAVEGKTDYMVAFERAEGPEYKCNIKLVNLTDVANTEKKVPLEWIKKDGTGLTEDFIKYALPLIQGESRPPMEDGVPRFAKLKKVLATK; the protein is encoded by the coding sequence ATGGCTGAATTAAAAGGCGCTTGTATTTTCGGTCAATCCGGAGGACCGACTTCCGTGATAAACGCCAGCGCTGCAGGTGTTATACAGGAAGCATTAAAGCAAGACTGCATCACTCATGTATACGGAGCCGCTCACGGAATAAGAGGTATTCTGGAAGAGAACTTTTATGATATGAGCAAGGAAGATCCCTATGAATTGGATTTGTTGAAAACAACTCCATCCTCTGCTCTGGGTTCTGTTCGTTATAAGCTTAAGAATGCCGACGAAGATGAAACTGATTACAAGAGGCTTCTTGAAGTATTCAAGAAATACAACATCCGCTATTTCTTCTATAACGGCGGAAATGACTCAATGGATACCTGCAACAAGGTTAGCAAGTACATGCAGAAGGTTGGCTATGAATGCAGGGTAATGGGAGTTCCCAAGACCATAGATAACGACCTGTGGGGAACTGACCACTGCCCCGGCTATGGTAGCGCAGCCAAGTATGTAGCAACTTCTACAATGGAAGTATATCACGATGCCAGAGTTTATGATAAAGGCATGATAATAGTTCTTGAAATAATGGGAAGAAACGCAGGATGGCTCACTGCCGCATCAGCAATAGCTGCATACAAGGGTGCAGGTCCTGACCTCATCTACCTGCCTGAAGTACCTTTTGATATGGACAAGTTTATCGAGGATGCTTCAGCCCTTTATAAGAAAAATGGCAATGTAATAGTTGCAGTTTCAGAGGGCATCAAGGATAAGAATGGCAAATACATATCCGAATACGGTTCGGATCTGGCAAAAACAAAAGATGCTTTCGGTCATGCTCAGCTTGGCGGCCTGGCTTCAACACTGGCCAACATTCTGAAGGAAAAGACCGGTGCAAAGGTTCGTGCCATCGAATTCAGCCTTCTTCAGAGATGTGCTGCCCACCTCGGCTCACTGACCGACGTTAATGAAGCTTACCTGGCAGGTCAGATGGCAGTTAGGTATGCAGTAGAAGGCAAGACAGACTACATGGTAGCTTTTGAAAGAGCTGAAGGTCCTGAATACAAATGCAACATTAAGCTTGTAAACCTCACCGATGTTGCAAATACAGAGAAGAAAGTGCCTCTGGAATGGATCAAAAAAGATGGAACCGGGCTTACAGAAGATTTTATCAAATACGCCCTGCCTCTGATCCAAGGCGAATCCAGACCTCCTATGGAGGATGGAGTGCCAAGGTTTGCTAAGCTTAAGAAAGTATTGGCAACTAAATAA
- a CDS encoding zinc-ribbon domain-containing protein, translating into MEIIDNMRKKVRDATLSALKASSDLIEISKINMAINSEEQKIKSLMFEMGREVYESYKQGEAVDAELAEMCEEIARAEMDIEDMKLKILEIKNLKRCSGCSAEIDEDYAYCPKCGKKVETEKVNRDEEEEESETASEYEDEDDAEDEMDNDTEEDDE; encoded by the coding sequence ATGGAAATTATCGATAATATGCGAAAAAAAGTCAGAGATGCCACATTGTCGGCATTAAAAGCATCCAGTGACCTCATTGAGATTTCAAAAATCAACATGGCAATAAATTCGGAAGAACAGAAAATTAAATCCCTTATGTTTGAAATGGGCAGGGAAGTTTATGAAAGCTACAAACAGGGAGAAGCCGTGGATGCAGAGCTGGCTGAAATGTGCGAGGAGATAGCCCGGGCAGAGATGGATATTGAGGACATGAAGCTGAAAATACTGGAAATTAAAAACCTGAAAAGATGCAGCGGCTGTTCTGCAGAAATAGACGAGGATTACGCATACTGCCCGAAATGCGGTAAAAAAGTGGAAACTGAAAAAGTCAACAGGGATGAAGAAGAGGAAGAATCCGAAACGGCATCGGAATATGAAGATGAAGATGATGCCGAGGATGAGATGGATAACGATACCGAAGAAGATGATGAATAA
- a CDS encoding DUF4825 domain-containing protein: MDKDQNVSTVTQNEETAQKEETTLKEEDGEINTPYDFGLLYTYRNTSLSDSNKMQELVGQLQYAKELPVFRIESITENKDSLRIDYQMNLTAGQQYKVNHTKKMADAVILFALLDNLNAVEINLVQADYCYGGVPITREQAEQVLNMDINSLGKTEEVFLSDMSKIIADLQWDPDVMDIITYEHIMGLDE; the protein is encoded by the coding sequence TTGGATAAAGATCAGAATGTTTCTACTGTGACTCAAAATGAAGAAACTGCTCAAAAGGAAGAAACTACTCTAAAGGAAGAAGATGGAGAAATCAATACTCCTTATGATTTTGGCTTACTTTATACTTACAGGAATACTTCTCTAAGTGATTCGAACAAAATGCAGGAGTTGGTTGGTCAATTACAATATGCTAAAGAACTGCCAGTATTCCGAATTGAGTCTATAACTGAAAATAAAGATAGCTTAAGGATTGATTATCAAATGAATCTTACAGCAGGTCAGCAGTATAAAGTTAATCACACGAAAAAGATGGCAGACGCTGTGATACTTTTTGCTCTGTTGGATAATCTTAATGCCGTGGAGATTAATCTGGTTCAGGCGGATTACTGTTACGGTGGGGTTCCAATTACCAGAGAACAGGCGGAACAGGTCCTAAATATGGATATAAACTCTTTGGGGAAAACTGAAGAAGTTTTTTTATCGGATATGTCAAAGATAATTGCTGACCTGCAATGGGACCCGGATGTAATGGATATCATTACTTATGAGCATATTATGGGTCTTGACGAATAG
- a CDS encoding mannose-1-phosphate guanylyltransferase, with protein sequence MQKYAVLMAGGSGTRLWPLSKEASPKQFILVEDDSSMLVQTIKRLCKVVQPEQCYIVTSRLLADITKKAVSGYIPEDNVLSEPERKNTAACIAFATLLLQKKCKEGVLCFVPADGYVKDTEGYAEALQLAFDTAERTNGLVVIGVKPAYPADGYGYIHVEPVTDAGVKTSRVLNFIEKPPLEVAQELVRSEDYLWNCGIVVGTMYAIIRNIKEHIPEHYHKLSEALDKDENQASALFEKAYHDIQSISFDNGVLEKCAQSLYAVRASFDWDDIGSIDALAKTLEADSEGNRVKGRHIGINTANSIIYAKDIAICTIDIDNLIIAGTKDEVLVCPRDKSQKIKILVDKLKQQGHEDLL encoded by the coding sequence ATGCAAAAATATGCAGTGCTCATGGCAGGTGGTTCGGGAACAAGGCTTTGGCCCCTTTCAAAGGAAGCCAGTCCGAAACAGTTTATTCTCGTAGAGGATGACAGTTCCATGCTGGTTCAAACCATTAAACGGCTATGCAAGGTTGTTCAACCGGAGCAATGCTATATTGTAACAAGCCGGCTATTGGCGGATATTACAAAAAAGGCAGTGAGCGGATACATTCCGGAAGATAATGTCCTGTCGGAACCGGAGAGGAAAAACACTGCCGCATGCATTGCTTTTGCAACACTTTTGTTGCAGAAAAAGTGCAAGGAAGGGGTTCTATGCTTTGTACCGGCCGATGGATATGTAAAGGATACGGAAGGATATGCAGAAGCTTTGCAGTTAGCATTCGACACCGCCGAACGGACCAACGGTCTTGTTGTAATCGGAGTCAAACCTGCCTATCCTGCAGACGGATATGGTTATATACATGTTGAACCCGTAACTGATGCCGGTGTCAAAACATCACGAGTTCTGAATTTTATTGAGAAACCGCCCCTGGAAGTTGCCCAAGAGCTTGTTCGCTCCGAAGATTACTTATGGAACTGTGGGATTGTGGTGGGCACAATGTATGCCATTATACGGAATATAAAGGAACACATTCCCGAGCATTACCATAAGCTCTCGGAAGCATTGGATAAAGATGAAAACCAAGCATCCGCCCTCTTTGAGAAAGCCTACCACGATATCCAAAGCATCTCCTTTGACAACGGAGTTCTTGAAAAATGTGCCCAATCCCTGTATGCCGTAAGGGCATCCTTTGATTGGGATGATATCGGCAGCATCGATGCTTTGGCAAAAACTCTGGAAGCGGATTCCGAAGGCAATCGGGTAAAGGGACGCCATATCGGAATTAATACAGCCAACTCCATAATTTACGCGAAAGATATCGCCATTTGCACAATAGACATCGATAACTTGATTATTGCCGGCACAAAAGACGAAGTGCTGGTTTGCCCCAGGGATAAATCCCAGAAGATTAAAATTCTAGTGGATAAATTAAAGCAGCAGGGCCATGAGGATCTCCTCTGA
- a CDS encoding O-fucosyltransferase family protein, which yields MSRTKFLLIREIGAGLWNEMHHVLTQLLAAEIMQRIPVVYWGKGSLYASSDDSNAFEQFFEPISSYSVQDLAKKEFSFHPQRWNSGNILMPVSGFSENDEHLTMNPLEECEADVCVRDIYIDMGKIIPLIPEWHPLFGLKRRDLFYHLICKYIRLKEEVQAFIDDFYNENMKGTPLLAVHIRSSDKIVEVQHLHELNEQYPKEIDKVLQANPGIRIFLMTDCIEILEEYKKRYGHLIIHTNCRRVPRNGQGVHFQEYPDNKLKGFEIIRDAWLAAKCDFFIGNGYSNVSLGIYELKNWEKERIKLLY from the coding sequence ATGAGCAGAACAAAATTCTTATTAATAAGAGAAATCGGTGCAGGATTATGGAACGAGATGCACCATGTTCTAACCCAGCTGCTTGCTGCGGAAATCATGCAGAGGATTCCTGTGGTTTACTGGGGTAAAGGCAGCTTATATGCCTCATCCGATGATTCTAACGCCTTTGAACAGTTTTTTGAGCCAATATCCAGCTATAGCGTGCAGGATCTGGCAAAGAAGGAGTTTTCTTTTCACCCGCAAAGGTGGAACAGTGGAAATATCCTCATGCCCGTATCGGGATTTTCCGAAAATGACGAACATTTGACAATGAACCCTTTGGAGGAATGTGAAGCGGATGTCTGTGTCCGGGATATTTATATCGACATGGGAAAAATCATCCCTTTGATACCGGAATGGCATCCGCTCTTCGGGCTAAAGCGAAGGGATTTATTTTACCACCTGATATGCAAATACATCCGCCTAAAAGAAGAAGTCCAAGCATTTATCGATGATTTTTACAATGAGAATATGAAGGGTACCCCTTTGTTGGCAGTGCATATCAGAAGCAGCGATAAAATCGTGGAGGTACAGCATCTGCATGAGTTAAATGAGCAGTATCCAAAGGAAATAGATAAGGTCCTTCAGGCAAATCCGGGTATACGGATATTTTTGATGACCGACTGCATTGAAATACTGGAAGAGTACAAGAAAAGGTATGGACATCTCATAATCCATACCAATTGCAGAAGGGTCCCCAGGAACGGTCAGGGTGTGCACTTCCAGGAATATCCGGATAACAAGCTGAAGGGTTTTGAAATAATCAGGGACGCATGGCTTGCTGCAAAATGTGACTTCTTTATAGGCAACGGATATTCCAATGTGTCATTAGGCATTTATGAGTTAAAGAATTGGGAGAAGGAAAGGATCAAGCTTTTATATTGA
- a CDS encoding thiamine pyrophosphate-dependent dehydrogenase E1 component subunit alpha, translated as MEKSKLIEMYRTMRLIRLIEQRINDEYKYDEIKTPIHLSIGQEAVAAGVCIHLRKDDYIFGTHRSHSQYIAKGGDIKKMIAELYLRKTGCAYGRGGSMHLVDPDVGILGSSAIVGGSIPLGTGTALASKLLNNDRVTVVFFGDGAVDEGTFHESLNFAALKKLPVVYVCENNFYAINSHQLARQVGDNIYKWAQNYGMPGYQIDGNDVLEVSDYAEKAISRCRNGEGPTLIECLTYRWKGHIGTVDDVGEGYRPKEEYDYWISKCPIKRFTEYLKNMGVLTDELIKNIDQEIYDLIEEAFCFAQNSPKPSPDELLNFVYAD; from the coding sequence ATGGAAAAAAGTAAATTGATCGAAATGTACAGAACCATGCGGCTTATCCGCTTGATTGAACAGAGGATCAATGATGAATACAAGTATGATGAAATCAAAACGCCCATCCATCTATCCATAGGACAGGAAGCAGTCGCAGCGGGTGTTTGCATACACTTAAGAAAAGATGATTACATTTTCGGTACCCACAGAAGCCATTCCCAATATATCGCAAAAGGCGGAGATATCAAAAAAATGATCGCAGAATTATATCTGAGGAAAACAGGATGCGCTTATGGAAGAGGCGGGTCAATGCATCTTGTTGACCCGGATGTGGGTATACTCGGGTCTTCCGCTATTGTTGGCGGCAGTATTCCGTTGGGCACCGGTACGGCTCTGGCATCCAAGCTTCTCAACAACGACAGGGTAACTGTTGTCTTTTTTGGTGACGGTGCCGTTGATGAAGGTACATTTCACGAAAGCCTGAACTTTGCTGCGCTGAAAAAGCTGCCTGTAGTATATGTGTGTGAAAACAATTTTTATGCCATCAACTCCCACCAGCTGGCACGGCAGGTCGGGGACAATATTTACAAATGGGCGCAAAATTATGGAATGCCTGGCTATCAGATTGACGGAAACGATGTATTGGAAGTTTCCGATTATGCTGAAAAAGCCATTTCCCGATGCCGAAACGGTGAAGGTCCCACCCTGATTGAATGCCTGACCTACAGGTGGAAAGGGCATATCGGAACGGTGGACGATGTAGGAGAAGGCTACAGGCCGAAAGAGGAATACGACTACTGGATTTCCAAATGCCCGATAAAACGCTTCACGGAATACCTTAAAAATATGGGAGTTTTGACTGACGAGCTCATTAAAAACATCGATCAGGAAATATATGATTTGATAGAAGAAGCATTCTGTTTTGCGCAGAACTCTCCAAAGCCCTCCCCCGATGAACTGCTGAATTTCGTATATGCAGACTAG
- a CDS encoding alpha-ketoacid dehydrogenase subunit beta, whose protein sequence is MPWTTVQVEKLDNFFIKGDSTGDRVLTYREALHEAFDQSLARDPKVFIMGEGVDDVAGVFGTTKGLKEKYGENRVFDTPISENSLTGIAAGAAMAGLRPIFIHARMDFLLLSLDQLVNHASKWCYMFGGKVKVPMVVRTISARGWGSGAQHSQCIQGMLMNVPGLKIVAPATPYDAKGLMVSSIIDNSPVLFVEHRWLHKTTGHVPEELYSIPIGKGVIRRKGEDITIVAVSYMLVEALKAAEKLQESGISAEVVDPRTLKPLDEEILLESVAKTGRLLIADTGCKTGSVASEIAAVAAEKAFHLLKKPIKRVCCPDTPTPTSDVLEKAYYPTAEDIFNEAVKLVKE, encoded by the coding sequence ATGCCGTGGACGACAGTTCAAGTAGAAAAACTGGATAACTTTTTCATAAAAGGCGATTCTACGGGTGATCGCGTGCTCACCTATAGGGAAGCGCTGCATGAGGCTTTTGACCAATCGCTGGCAAGGGATCCGAAAGTGTTCATCATGGGTGAAGGTGTGGACGATGTTGCCGGCGTTTTTGGAACCACCAAGGGGTTGAAGGAGAAGTATGGTGAAAACAGGGTATTCGATACTCCTATATCGGAAAATTCATTGACAGGGATAGCTGCCGGTGCTGCCATGGCAGGCTTGAGGCCTATATTCATTCATGCGAGAATGGATTTCCTGCTGCTTTCCCTGGATCAATTGGTGAATCACGCATCCAAATGGTGTTATATGTTCGGAGGAAAGGTAAAGGTTCCCATGGTAGTAAGAACTATCAGCGCCAGGGGATGGGGATCCGGAGCACAGCATTCCCAGTGTATCCAAGGTATGCTCATGAATGTCCCCGGTTTGAAAATCGTTGCCCCTGCCACCCCCTACGATGCCAAAGGACTGATGGTATCCTCCATTATCGACAACAGTCCGGTTCTGTTTGTGGAGCATCGATGGCTGCATAAAACAACGGGACATGTTCCCGAAGAGCTCTATTCCATTCCCATCGGCAAGGGTGTGATCCGTCGGAAGGGAGAAGATATCACCATTGTTGCCGTGTCCTATATGCTTGTGGAGGCATTGAAGGCTGCTGAAAAGCTCCAGGAATCAGGCATATCCGCTGAGGTTGTAGATCCCCGGACATTGAAGCCCCTTGATGAGGAGATTCTGTTGGAATCCGTTGCAAAAACCGGAAGGCTGCTGATTGCCGACACCGGATGCAAAACTGGCAGCGTAGCTTCGGAAATAGCTGCTGTTGCGGCTGAAAAAGCATTCCACCTGCTGAAAAAGCCTATCAAACGGGTATGCTGTCCGGATACTCCAACGCCCACCAGTGATGTGCTGGAAAAAGCTTATTATCCTACTGCAGAGGATATTTTCAACGAAGCAGTAAAATTAGTAAAAGAATGA